The genome window CAGTGTGCCTGTTTGTTCAGTTTATTGTTGCCCAGCAGGCAATTTCTGGATAATTGCCTGAAAAACAATATGCGTCTTTTATAATTTGTAGGCATTAACAGTCTTGTCTTGGTCTCATTTGTTCACATGAATCACACAAAGGCACCACAATTGATTTAATAACAATATATCAATGTATAAATGCAGGATTTTAGTCCGTTTCTGTACTTTGTTTGAAGCTGAGGTAGATCCTGTGCATCTCTGCTCCAGGTTCAGATCTGTAAGCGCAGTGTGGAGGTGATGGATGCAGTGCGTCGTGGAGCCCAGCTGGCTATAGATGaatgtcagtttcagtttcGCAACCGCCGATGGAACTGCTCCACTCTGGAGACCATGCCTGTGTTTGGCAAAGTGGTCACCCAGGGTAAGATTATACATTGTAGCGATTTCTGTCATAAACACCCAGCATTTTATCAGTCAGCTTAAATATATCTAAACATCTTTTAAGCTCTTGTgacatttgtgtgtttccttttgtGCTGGCTTAACCTCCTCCTGCATGTTAATGTCTGGACTCCTTCCCTTAGACTTTAGTACACTCTTTGTTTATATACAAACTGCTTTTTGCAATTCAGAATGAGAAGCTCCTTTCAGTTGCATAATGAAACAATatgactgtgtttgtgcatgtgtgtgtgctaggCACCCGTGAGGCAGCCTTTGTGTATGCCATCTCAGCAGCCAGTGTGGCGTTTGCGGTCACAAGGGCCTGCAGCAGCGGAGAGCTGGAAAAATGTGGCTGCGACCACAATGTACATGGAGTCAGTCCAGAGGgtaggtctctctctctctctctctctctctctctctttctttctttctctctttttcacacacacacacacacacacacacatacacaaatacatacaggcAAGGGAAACAGAAACAAGCAACTGACCcaatacattttaatacaataaataatgtgacattaaacacttattttatttttgaaaggaCTTGCCAGATATCATTGGTAGAATAATAATGATGCCATTTtatatctctgtgtgtattGCCAGATCTTTTACAACATCAGTACTTGGTCACTACAATGAAAAATTTCTGTACCATTCAAGTGTAGTGTTTAAATGGTGATGAGAGAGCCATAAAGAAGAccactttttctgtttttttattatgtcataGGGTTCCAGTGGTCGGGCTGCAGTGATAACATTGCGTATGGAGTGGCCTTTTCTCAGTCCTTTGTggatgtgagagagaggagtaaaggCCAGTCATCCAGTCGGGCTCTCATGAACCTGCACAACAATGAGGCCGGCAGAAAGGTAACTCACTGCTCTTGAAGTAAAATAAAGCCTTTTGCAGAACACTGAAGCTCTTTGAGTGTTAGAGGAAGATGTTTTCTAAAGCTGAGAAAAGTTTTTCTTAagttgagaaaaaaatgtgcttaGTTTATTAGACATGACCTTGACATAGGTTGTGTGCTGACATTTATCAAGTTTTAAGTCATTAGAGATAAGaccagttttaaatatttttagcaAAGACCACTTCAAGACCGCCTCTCGTCTAATGTCACCTGGGATAGGCTCTAGCACCCGACCCTTAACCGACGCGgtacagataatgaatgaataaatgaatgaatgaatgacacaAGTCAAGTCTCAAGTAATTTGAGAAGATTCTTATTTGAGGTATCTCAAATCTCAAGTCATTTGAAACAAGTCCAAAGCAAGGTTCAAGACGTTTAAGACATGTACAATCAAGTCTCCAATCTGTTCGAACACATCCACAGCCAAATCATGTCAGAAGTCTTCGTGAGCAAATTATCAATAATCAGTTCCAAGTCTGTCAAGTCTCTGTGAAATGGCATAAATGGCAAATAATAAACTAGGctttctgtagtttttttttgttttgttttttctcagtttcaaaCTTTACATTTGAAAGTCTGAAATATGTTAAGTCTCAGAGCAGTCAAGTCCAACTCAAGTCCAAGTCTCAAGAGTAAAGCTCTGGTACCAGTAGAAAATGCTGTTGTAGTTGTTACTGTGAGAACAGTCAATGTTTCAGAGATGGATGCTGGTATCCACAGACAGTCTTTATGGGTATTATGCATTATTATATTTAAGTGTCTGTCAGCTAATCAAAGTTCCTTTGGTATCTTTGCAGGCCATCTTGTCCCACATGCGTGTGGAGTGCAAATGTCACGGCGTATCAGGCTCCTGTGAGGTAAAGACCTGCTGGAAAGCCATGCCTCCCTTCCGCAAGGTGGGCAACGTCATCAAGGAAAAGTTTGACGGTGCCACTGAGGTGGAGCAGCGCAAGGTGGGCAGCACCAAAGTCTTGGTCCCTCGCAACTCCCAGTTCAAACCTCACACAGACGAAGACCTGGTCTACCTGGACCCCAGTCCAGATTTCTGCGATTATGATCCACGCACGCCGGGTATGCTGGGAACGGTGGGCCGCCAGTGTAACAGAACCTCAAAGGCCATTGACGGCTGTGAGCTGATGTGCTGCGGTCGCGGCTTCCAGAcacaggaggtggaggtggtggacaGGTGCAGCTGTAAGTTCCACTGGTGCTgttatgtaaaatgtaaacagtgcCGTAAAATGGTGGAGATGCACACTTGCCGGTGATGGAAGTGGGAGCACAGAAGGCACTGCTGATGAACAAAACAAACGCCCCACACTCTTTCTCAATTACCAAGAGGGAGCGTGGAGGACTTGTGAAGCTCCCTTTTCTCCTGCTTGAAGCC of Lates calcarifer isolate ASB-BC8 linkage group LG12, TLL_Latcal_v3, whole genome shotgun sequence contains these proteins:
- the wnt4 gene encoding protein Wnt-4a, encoding MTEEYVLRCVLMLCCALLSANASNWLYLAKLSSVGSIRDEETCERLRGLIQRQVQICKRSVEVMDAVRRGAQLAIDECQFQFRNRRWNCSTLETMPVFGKVVTQGTREAAFVYAISAASVAFAVTRACSSGELEKCGCDHNVHGVSPEGFQWSGCSDNIAYGVAFSQSFVDVRERSKGQSSSRALMNLHNNEAGRKAILSHMRVECKCHGVSGSCEVKTCWKAMPPFRKVGNVIKEKFDGATEVEQRKVGSTKVLVPRNSQFKPHTDEDLVYLDPSPDFCDYDPRTPGMLGTVGRQCNRTSKAIDGCELMCCGRGFQTQEVEVVDRCSCKFHWCCYVKCKQCRKMVEMHTCR